Proteins from one Variovorax sp. TBS-050B genomic window:
- a CDS encoding SMI1/KNR4 family protein, producing the protein MMLPFTASTPAALDRIGFVERTLGFALPKEYIRFLLTSNGGDVRGFGCEIMHPDHGKIGIPLERFFSVDASNADFDLISNYNYYTGSQRIPSWFLPVAVDVGTNMIGLDVGPGAEGPVYFWDHERELLDENGVFEVAGSLTRFLQAVQKMP; encoded by the coding sequence ATGATGCTCCCTTTCACTGCCAGCACCCCCGCTGCACTCGACAGAATAGGGTTCGTGGAAAGAACGCTGGGGTTTGCCCTGCCGAAGGAATACATCCGGTTCCTGCTGACGTCCAATGGCGGCGACGTGCGGGGATTCGGCTGCGAGATCATGCATCCGGATCACGGCAAGATCGGCATCCCGCTCGAGCGATTTTTTTCCGTCGACGCTTCGAACGCAGACTTCGATTTGATCAGCAACTACAACTACTACACCGGCAGCCAGCGGATTCCCTCATGGTTTCTTCCGGTCGCCGTGGATGTCGGAACCAACATGATCGGCCTCGATGTCGGTCCCGGAGCCGAAGGTCCCGTGTACTTCTGGGACCATGAACGCGAGCTCCTGGACGAGAATGGCGTCTTTGAGGTGGCAGGGAGTCTTACCCGGTTCCTGCAGGCCGTCCAAAAAATGCCGTGA
- a CDS encoding SMI1/KNR4 family protein — MNSIFDSLEKSIGSPLPRALVSAVESESIPHENLMFETEDKKVAGWIVDFLVTKSAMQEAENCETEYREFASSGWIPRNLLPVAVVANGDRILISVEGTDAGNVYYWAWSEEPEPPTNSYKYMRRIASGFDSFLAGLKTA, encoded by the coding sequence ATGAATTCAATCTTCGATTCTCTCGAGAAAAGCATCGGTTCGCCTTTGCCCCGCGCTCTCGTTTCCGCGGTGGAAAGCGAGTCGATCCCTCATGAAAACCTCATGTTTGAAACCGAGGACAAGAAGGTTGCCGGCTGGATCGTCGATTTCCTGGTCACGAAGAGTGCCATGCAGGAAGCCGAGAATTGTGAAACCGAATATCGAGAGTTTGCGTCCAGCGGATGGATCCCCCGCAATCTCCTGCCGGTTGCAGTGGTGGCGAACGGGGACAGAATCCTGATTTCGGTCGAAGGTACGGACGCCGGCAATGTTTATTACTGGGCATGGTCCGAAGAGCCGGAGCCGCCCACCAATTCGTACAAATACATGCGCCGAATCGCCTCTGGCTTCGATTCGTTTCTGGCAGGTCTGAAGACGGCGTGA
- a CDS encoding AAA family ATPase: MAAAARPFILVLAGVNGAGKSSVGGALLAEHGLPWFNPDSFARELVAQLGITPEEANARAWTHGRERLEAAIAEGRSHAFETTLGARTIPALLAGAAATHDVLMIFCGLSSPEQHMARVRARVAHGGHDIPEAKIRERWTASRANLIQLLPKLARLQVFDNSAEAPPGGEIADPLLVLELEAGRIVYPGAGDVEALAATPAWARPIVQAAFELLG, from the coding sequence ATGGCGGCGGCCGCGCGCCCCTTCATCCTCGTGCTGGCGGGCGTCAACGGGGCGGGCAAGAGCTCCGTTGGTGGCGCCCTGCTCGCAGAGCACGGCCTGCCCTGGTTCAATCCCGACAGCTTCGCCCGTGAACTGGTTGCGCAGCTCGGGATCACGCCCGAGGAGGCGAACGCCCGCGCCTGGACGCACGGCCGCGAGCGGCTGGAGGCGGCGATCGCCGAGGGTCGCAGCCATGCCTTCGAGACCACGCTGGGCGCGCGCACCATCCCTGCCCTGCTCGCGGGCGCGGCCGCGACGCACGACGTGCTCATGATCTTCTGCGGACTCTCGTCGCCCGAGCAGCACATGGCGCGCGTGCGCGCACGGGTGGCGCATGGTGGGCACGACATTCCCGAAGCCAAGATCCGCGAGCGCTGGACCGCATCGCGCGCCAACCTGATCCAGCTGCTGCCCAAGCTCGCGCGGCTGCAGGTGTTCGACAACAGCGCCGAAGCGCCGCCGGGCGGCGAGATCGCCGATCCGCTGCTGGTGCTCGAACTGGAGGCGGGGCGCATCGTGTATCCCGGCGCCGGCGACGTCGAGGCGCTCGCGGCCACGCCGGCCTGGGCGCGCCCGATCGTGCAGGCGGCGTTCGAGCTGCTGGGCTGA
- a CDS encoding type II toxin-antitoxin system prevent-host-death family antitoxin has protein sequence MAAVLPSLDELPRQNASQVKNRWGDVVRQVQKSGSVAVTNHSTVEMVLLTAATYNQLVEDAQALKAREQSVLDELARRFDERLGVLQQPGAAGRAADLFAAKGRLGRRPKAGDSF, from the coding sequence ATGGCCGCCGTCCTGCCCTCTCTCGATGAACTGCCGCGTCAGAACGCCTCCCAGGTCAAGAACCGCTGGGGCGACGTGGTCCGCCAAGTCCAGAAATCGGGCAGCGTGGCCGTGACCAACCACTCGACGGTGGAAATGGTGCTGCTCACTGCCGCCACCTACAACCAACTGGTGGAGGACGCGCAGGCGCTCAAGGCGCGCGAGCAGTCGGTGCTTGACGAACTCGCGCGCCGCTTCGACGAGCGCCTGGGCGTGCTGCAGCAGCCGGGCGCGGCGGGCCGTGCCGCCGATCTGTTCGCTGCCAAGGGCCGGCTCGGGCGCCGTCCCAAGGCGGGCGACAGCTTCTGA